The following are encoded in a window of Pseudophaeobacter arcticus DSM 23566 genomic DNA:
- a CDS encoding enoyl-CoA hydratase/isomerase family protein: MSERYAKYDKLKFDYPADRVLRITFDRPESFNSVDAETHTQMTDMWIDIDRDPDINAVIVTGAGKAFSAGGDFSLIEKMIGDSHEIMKTWKEAKDLVYNIINCNKPIISAINGPAAGAGLVVAILADISIAGKKAKIVDGHPRLGVAAGDVAAIIWPLLTSMAKAKYYLMTCKPVSGEEAERIGLVSMCVEDDELQQIALDTAVELANGSQSAIRWTKYSLNNWLRQAGPIFDASTALEMLGFMGEDVREGVLSHREKRAPNFRKDCPL, from the coding sequence ATGTCGGAGCGCTATGCAAAGTACGACAAACTGAAATTTGACTACCCGGCGGATCGCGTCCTGCGCATCACTTTTGACCGCCCTGAGTCCTTTAATTCCGTGGACGCGGAAACCCATACCCAGATGACGGACATGTGGATCGATATCGACCGTGATCCCGACATCAACGCGGTCATTGTAACCGGCGCGGGAAAGGCGTTTTCCGCCGGCGGTGATTTTAGCTTGATTGAAAAAATGATCGGCGACTCGCACGAGATCATGAAGACTTGGAAAGAGGCCAAGGACCTTGTCTACAACATCATCAACTGCAACAAACCCATCATTTCCGCGATCAACGGACCTGCGGCCGGTGCCGGTCTTGTGGTTGCCATCCTCGCCGACATCTCGATTGCCGGGAAGAAGGCCAAGATTGTCGATGGTCACCCGCGCCTGGGTGTTGCCGCTGGCGATGTCGCGGCGATCATCTGGCCGCTGCTGACTTCGATGGCCAAGGCGAAATACTATCTGATGACTTGTAAGCCGGTTTCGGGCGAAGAGGCCGAGCGCATCGGCCTTGTCTCAATGTGCGTCGAAGATGACGAGTTGCAACAAATCGCTTTGGACACGGCCGTCGAGCTGGCCAACGGCTCGCAAAGCGCAATCCGCTGGACCAAGTATTCGCTGAACAACTGGCTGCGCCAGGCTGGCCCGATCTTCGATGCGTCGACCGCGCTGGAGATGCTCGGTTTCATGGGTGAAGACGTCAGGGAAGGCGTTCTGTCACATCGGGAGAAGCGCGCGCCGAACTTCCGCAAGGACTGCCCGCTTTAA
- a CDS encoding phenylacetate--CoA ligase family protein, which translates to MSEDIYQDIAQAYAAAAEKAPGLKSRFTAAGFDPAAVTSVADLSRLPVMKKEELLKIQRDNPPFGGFLASDLKDIGRIYVSPGPIFEPALSGGGGHGLDLLFKAAGVGPGVIILNTWMYHLVPAGLLFDEAAQSAGATVIPGGVGNTELQAQIIVETGVTSICASTAFFLTLADKVIETYGRDAWKVKTAFLGGEMGDWMAKRRRIEADYGVSTWAAYATADLGLVAYEDGGEGYGVHPDRVVQICDPDSGEQVAHGEPGEVVVTARDATWPMIRFGTGDSAFALESNADGTVSRISALQGRVGAAVKVREIFVYPRVIEEVVIGTPGATAAQAVVTRENDRDMIRLSLVLEDGADASAAETAAIETFKLHARIRADEVSIVAELPENAELIVNQKDG; encoded by the coding sequence ATGTCTGAAGATATCTACCAAGATATAGCGCAAGCCTATGCCGCTGCGGCCGAAAAGGCTCCTGGCCTGAAATCGCGATTTACGGCTGCCGGATTTGATCCGGCAGCCGTCACATCGGTGGCGGACCTCTCGCGTCTTCCAGTGATGAAGAAGGAGGAGCTTCTGAAGATCCAGCGTGACAATCCACCCTTCGGCGGGTTCCTCGCATCGGATCTCAAGGATATCGGGCGGATCTACGTATCCCCCGGCCCGATTTTCGAACCGGCCCTATCGGGCGGTGGCGGCCACGGTCTGGACCTGCTGTTCAAGGCGGCCGGCGTGGGGCCCGGGGTTATCATCCTGAACACCTGGATGTACCACCTCGTGCCGGCAGGCTTGCTGTTCGACGAAGCGGCACAGTCCGCCGGCGCCACGGTTATCCCCGGAGGCGTTGGCAATACCGAGCTTCAGGCACAGATCATCGTCGAAACCGGCGTGACCTCGATCTGCGCCTCGACCGCGTTTTTCCTGACGCTGGCGGACAAAGTGATCGAAACCTATGGCCGCGACGCATGGAAGGTAAAGACGGCCTTCCTCGGCGGAGAGATGGGCGATTGGATGGCCAAGCGCCGCCGGATTGAGGCCGACTATGGCGTCTCCACCTGGGCTGCCTATGCCACTGCGGATCTGGGCCTTGTCGCCTATGAGGATGGCGGCGAAGGCTATGGAGTTCATCCCGACCGCGTGGTGCAAATCTGCGATCCGGACAGTGGAGAACAGGTCGCTCACGGGGAACCGGGCGAGGTTGTTGTGACCGCGCGCGATGCAACTTGGCCGATGATCCGGTTCGGTACCGGCGACAGCGCCTTTGCGCTGGAAAGCAACGCGGATGGCACCGTCAGCCGGATTTCCGCACTGCAGGGCCGGGTCGGCGCAGCGGTCAAAGTGCGCGAGATATTCGTTTATCCACGCGTGATCGAAGAAGTTGTCATCGGTACGCCCGGCGCAACGGCCGCGCAGGCCGTGGTAACGCGCGAGAACGATCGCGACATGATCCGCCTCTCGCTTGTGCTGGAAGACGGTGCCGACGCTTCTGCTGCGGAAACAGCCGCCATCGAAACCTTCAAACTGCATGCACGAATTCGCGCCGACGAGGTGAGCATTGTTGCGGAACTACCCGAGAATGCAGAACTGATCGTCAACCAAAAAGACGGCTGA
- a CDS encoding acyl-CoA dehydrogenase family protein: MENVIAAAQAIYTDEQRMLLEHFRKMAEAEFAPLAEKYEDLGHPPDAKTLKSLFAKVEEFGLISGLIPEKDGGAGIDRMTYGILYEELARIWADLAIAVLIQGHAVFAVNLLGNAAQKEAYLKPLLRSERICATCISEPEVGSNVREVKTRADREGDKIFVTGQKLWISNGAQSDFAIVVCNLDDGISMVIVDRDTGGYESRELRKMGLVGASTCELFFDRAETTAEHVLGNAGGGLFQTLKLFESARVFVGLTSIGIAQAALECAVKYAQDREQHGKPIGGHQLIQGYLADMATHLDAARLLCQRGLQLLDLGVRCDTQTSMAKWYATEMAVEIAGKAVQIHGGNGITKEFPVERHFRNAKVMPIPDGTTEIQKLVIGRNLTGLNAF; encoded by the coding sequence ATGGAAAACGTGATCGCCGCCGCTCAGGCAATCTATACAGACGAGCAACGCATGTTGCTGGAGCACTTCCGCAAGATGGCCGAGGCAGAGTTCGCTCCGCTGGCCGAGAAATACGAAGACCTCGGACACCCGCCCGATGCGAAAACGCTGAAGTCCCTGTTCGCCAAGGTCGAGGAATTCGGGCTGATCAGCGGCCTGATACCCGAGAAAGACGGCGGTGCCGGAATCGACCGCATGACCTATGGCATCCTTTACGAGGAACTGGCCCGGATATGGGCCGATCTGGCAATTGCGGTCCTGATCCAGGGTCATGCCGTGTTCGCCGTCAACCTTTTGGGAAATGCGGCGCAGAAAGAGGCCTATCTGAAGCCGCTCCTGCGCAGTGAACGGATCTGTGCCACGTGTATTTCCGAACCAGAGGTCGGCTCGAACGTGCGCGAGGTCAAGACCCGTGCAGACCGCGAGGGCGACAAGATTTTCGTCACCGGCCAGAAGCTCTGGATTTCCAATGGGGCCCAGTCGGATTTCGCCATCGTTGTCTGCAATCTGGACGACGGTATTTCCATGGTCATCGTCGACCGTGACACCGGCGGATACGAAAGCCGCGAATTGCGCAAGATGGGGCTTGTCGGTGCTTCGACCTGCGAATTGTTTTTCGACCGGGCGGAAACCACCGCCGAGCATGTTCTGGGTAATGCGGGCGGAGGCCTGTTCCAGACTTTGAAGCTGTTTGAAAGCGCTCGCGTGTTTGTCGGCCTGACGAGCATTGGCATTGCCCAGGCAGCGTTGGAATGTGCCGTCAAATATGCGCAGGATCGCGAACAGCATGGCAAGCCGATCGGCGGGCACCAGTTGATCCAGGGCTACCTGGCCGACATGGCCACGCACCTGGATGCAGCGCGCCTGTTGTGTCAGCGCGGGCTGCAACTTTTGGACCTGGGCGTGCGCTGCGACACCCAGACCTCGATGGCGAAATGGTATGCGACAGAGATGGCGGTAGAGATCGCCGGAAAAGCGGTGCAAATCCACGGCGGCAACGGCATCACCAAAGAGTTTCCAGTCGAACGGCACTTTCGCAATGCCAAGGTCATGCCGATCCCGGACGGGACCACCGAGATTCAGAAGCTGGTCATCGGCCGGAACCTGACCGGGTTGAACGCGTTCTGA
- a CDS encoding thiolase family protein, with protein MQDIYVVGVGMTPFGKFRDKTIKAMTGEAVAAALSDAGVTADRIDGAFFSNAVQGHMEGQHMIRGEIALREMGIQGIPVVNVENACASASTGFKLAVDFLKAGNGDCCLAIGAEKMYSDDRALMFSAFDSGWDVSNGDEVAQRLADLGTGVEEPEGSKSPKPYSVFMDVYAGFARLHMKTFGTTQEQFAAVAAKNHAHSAHNPLAQYRDAMSVDQVLAAPPITYPLTLPMCAPISDGAAAAVLCTGEGLKRLGLDPARAIKVKAAILRSGTDRPPEDYKNHLTRLAALQAYEQAGLGPEDMSVAEVHDATAVGEVIQIENLGFVEFGEGGPASLRGDTKIGGRIPVNPSGGLESKGHPVGATGIGQVFELVTQLRGEAGARQVEGAQNAIAENGGGLHGVEEAAACVTILGR; from the coding sequence ATGCAGGACATTTACGTCGTTGGCGTCGGGATGACGCCGTTCGGAAAATTCCGGGACAAAACCATCAAGGCCATGACCGGCGAGGCCGTCGCCGCCGCCCTTTCAGACGCCGGAGTGACGGCTGATCGCATCGACGGCGCGTTCTTCTCGAACGCGGTGCAGGGCCACATGGAAGGCCAGCACATGATACGGGGCGAGATCGCGCTACGCGAGATGGGCATTCAGGGCATTCCGGTGGTGAATGTCGAAAACGCCTGTGCCAGCGCCTCGACCGGGTTCAAACTGGCGGTGGATTTTCTCAAGGCGGGCAATGGCGATTGCTGCCTCGCCATAGGCGCCGAAAAGATGTATTCCGACGACCGCGCGTTGATGTTTTCGGCCTTCGACAGCGGCTGGGACGTCAGCAACGGCGACGAGGTCGCGCAACGGCTGGCCGATCTGGGTACCGGAGTCGAGGAACCCGAAGGATCGAAATCGCCCAAGCCCTACAGCGTGTTCATGGATGTCTACGCAGGCTTCGCGCGGTTGCACATGAAGACCTTTGGCACCACGCAGGAACAGTTCGCCGCCGTCGCCGCCAAGAACCATGCACATTCCGCGCATAATCCGCTGGCGCAGTATCGCGATGCCATGAGTGTCGATCAGGTTCTGGCCGCGCCGCCCATCACCTATCCGCTGACCCTGCCGATGTGCGCCCCGATCTCGGACGGTGCCGCGGCGGCCGTGCTGTGCACGGGCGAAGGGCTCAAGCGGCTGGGGCTCGATCCCGCCCGCGCGATCAAGGTCAAGGCCGCGATCCTGCGCTCGGGCACCGACCGTCCGCCGGAAGATTACAAGAACCACCTGACCCGGCTGGCCGCGCTTCAGGCCTATGAACAGGCCGGGCTCGGCCCCGAGGATATGTCAGTTGCCGAAGTGCATGACGCCACGGCCGTCGGTGAAGTGATCCAGATCGAGAACCTCGGGTTTGTCGAATTCGGTGAGGGCGGCCCGGCCAGCCTGCGCGGCGACACAAAGATCGGCGGACGCATTCCGGTGAACCCTTCGGGCGGATTGGAATCCAAGGGCCACCCGGTCGGGGCCACCGGTATCGGGCAGGTCTTTGAACTGGTCACGCAGCTGCGCGGCGAAGCCGGCGCGCGTCAGGTCGAAGGGGCACAGAACGCCATTGCCGAAAACGGTGGGGGCTTGCACGGGGTAGAAGAAGCTGCCGCCTGCGTCACCATTCTCGGCCGCTGA
- a CDS encoding enoyl-CoA hydratase/isomerase family protein — translation MNEAKQTLFVERVAKTEWITFQRTEQLNAMSTQMLREIAAALESALADDAVRTIVLTGSGRAFCAGADLKEVAGTKHAPGEPDLIDLVDHTFGLMRHGPKPVIAAVNGLAMAGGLEMVMACDLVFAAESAQLGDAHSNFGVFPGAGGAAILPRRIGLNRAKYLLFSGENVSARDMMDWGLVNKVVTDENLRNAVQTFTDRLADKSPAVLRRMKAVANRSLDVDETAALSEEMLNLRAHMRSWDMHEGLSAFNEKRKPQFRGY, via the coding sequence ATGAATGAAGCAAAGCAGACGCTATTTGTTGAGCGGGTGGCAAAAACTGAATGGATTACCTTCCAGCGCACCGAACAGCTCAACGCGATGTCAACGCAGATGTTGCGAGAGATCGCGGCCGCGCTGGAATCGGCGCTGGCCGACGATGCGGTTCGCACAATTGTCCTGACCGGTTCTGGCCGGGCATTCTGCGCCGGTGCCGATCTGAAAGAAGTTGCTGGCACCAAACATGCACCGGGCGAGCCGGATCTGATTGATCTTGTCGATCACACGTTTGGACTGATGCGACATGGGCCCAAACCCGTGATCGCCGCCGTGAACGGGCTGGCCATGGCGGGCGGTCTGGAAATGGTGATGGCCTGCGACCTGGTCTTTGCCGCCGAAAGCGCGCAACTGGGCGACGCACATTCCAATTTCGGGGTCTTTCCTGGAGCAGGCGGTGCGGCGATCCTGCCGCGCAGGATTGGACTGAACCGCGCGAAATACCTGCTGTTCTCGGGCGAGAACGTTTCGGCGCGGGACATGATGGACTGGGGGCTGGTCAACAAGGTCGTCACGGACGAAAACCTGCGCAACGCGGTGCAGACCTTTACCGACAGGCTGGCAGACAAAAGCCCGGCGGTCTTGCGCCGTATGAAGGCGGTTGCTAACCGGTCGCTGGATGTGGACGAAACCGCCGCCCTGTCCGAAGAGATGCTGAACCTGCGCGCGCACATGCGGTCCTGGGACATGCACGAGGGCCTGTCGGCGTTCAATGAAAAGCGAAAACCGCAGTTTCGCGGATACTAG
- a CDS encoding CaiB/BaiF CoA transferase family protein: MSNAPLAGLRILSLAEQFPGPYATMLLSDMGAEVIMIERPGIGDPARQFPPLFRALNRGKRSVALDLKSVDGLARFRELAKVSDVIVEGFRPGKLAALGAGFEDMRGVNPRLVYVSISGYGQDGPYRDRAGHDLSYEGVGGLLADQADAGQPGPVPAIPLADVGAALFAAIAILSAVVSCQRTGQGRFVDVSMSDAVVSMLTAFLVPAANGTPLGEFIAEPGYGVFTCKDGKLMTLSIAHEDWFWQPFCDVIDRADLAPLTGRDRVARKDALREEIAAVLVGKTRAEWGDLLDKAGVPWGPVNSLVETLDDPHVRARQLLRTIAHDSGRTETFLVQPLKFDGFETAAPDLPPELGADNDSVLSDSAS; this comes from the coding sequence ATGAGTAATGCACCCCTGGCCGGCCTGAGGATTCTCAGCCTTGCTGAACAATTTCCCGGCCCCTACGCGACAATGCTGTTGTCCGACATGGGGGCCGAGGTGATCATGATCGAACGTCCGGGCATCGGTGATCCGGCCCGGCAGTTTCCGCCGTTGTTCCGGGCTCTGAACCGGGGCAAGCGCAGCGTCGCGTTGGATCTGAAATCGGTCGACGGGTTGGCACGGTTTCGCGAACTGGCCAAGGTTTCGGATGTTATCGTCGAAGGGTTCCGCCCTGGAAAGCTCGCGGCCTTGGGCGCCGGGTTCGAGGACATGCGTGGCGTCAACCCGCGGCTGGTCTACGTGTCGATTTCGGGCTACGGGCAGGACGGCCCCTATCGTGACCGTGCCGGCCACGACCTGAGCTACGAAGGCGTTGGCGGCCTGCTGGCCGATCAGGCCGATGCAGGGCAACCGGGCCCTGTTCCGGCGATCCCCCTCGCGGATGTGGGCGCGGCGTTGTTCGCGGCGATCGCAATCCTGTCGGCGGTCGTATCGTGCCAGCGGACGGGACAGGGGCGTTTCGTGGACGTGTCCATGTCGGACGCTGTGGTTTCGATGTTGACGGCATTCCTTGTTCCGGCGGCCAACGGCACACCGCTGGGCGAGTTCATCGCCGAGCCGGGCTACGGCGTGTTCACCTGCAAGGACGGCAAGCTCATGACCTTGTCCATCGCGCATGAGGACTGGTTCTGGCAACCGTTCTGCGATGTGATCGACAGAGCGGATCTTGCGCCGTTGACAGGCCGCGACCGTGTCGCCCGCAAGGACGCGCTCCGCGAAGAGATCGCGGCGGTTCTGGTCGGCAAGACGCGCGCCGAATGGGGCGATCTTCTGGACAAGGCGGGCGTGCCTTGGGGTCCGGTCAATTCCTTGGTCGAAACGCTGGACGACCCCCATGTGCGTGCGCGACAGTTGCTGCGCACGATCGCGCATGACAGCGGCAGGACCGAGACGTTCCTTGTCCAGCCTCTGAAGTTCGATGGTTTCGAGACCGCAGCCCCTGACCTGCCACCAGAGCTTGGCGCAGACAATGACAGCGTTCTTTCGGACAGCGCCAGCTAG
- a CDS encoding SDR family NAD(P)-dependent oxidoreductase: MSELLSIKGRTAVVTGAGQGVGRQVALYLAEHGAGAVIVNDFHAERAESVAAEVEAAGAKAMPLAFDVSDFDAVGAAFAEAQNAFGGVDILVNNAGNAGPTSRLDDLVPFWESDPTEWRRWMATNFDGVLNCTRHAMPLMVKGDYGRIVTVISDAGRVGEPHLAVYSGAKAGAAGFMRAIAKAGGRFGITANCVALGGTRTPAVADLIPDAETEKRALSQYVIRRLGEPEDPAGMILFLCSDAASWITGQTYPVNGGYSFAC; the protein is encoded by the coding sequence ATGAGTGAACTGCTATCCATCAAGGGTCGTACCGCAGTAGTAACCGGAGCGGGTCAGGGCGTGGGCCGACAAGTCGCGCTTTATCTGGCTGAACACGGGGCCGGTGCCGTCATCGTCAACGATTTTCACGCCGAACGGGCCGAAAGCGTTGCCGCGGAAGTGGAGGCAGCCGGTGCAAAGGCGATGCCGCTCGCGTTCGATGTGTCGGATTTCGACGCGGTCGGCGCGGCGTTTGCCGAGGCTCAGAACGCCTTCGGCGGCGTGGATATTCTGGTCAACAATGCAGGCAACGCCGGGCCGACATCGCGTCTTGACGATCTTGTCCCGTTTTGGGAGTCGGATCCCACCGAATGGCGCCGCTGGATGGCGACCAATTTCGATGGGGTTCTGAACTGCACCCGTCACGCCATGCCCTTGATGGTCAAAGGTGACTATGGGCGCATCGTGACCGTCATTTCCGACGCCGGTCGCGTCGGCGAGCCGCATCTGGCGGTTTATTCCGGTGCCAAGGCCGGTGCGGCAGGCTTCATGCGGGCCATCGCCAAGGCGGGTGGCCGGTTCGGGATCACCGCGAATTGCGTCGCCCTGGGGGGAACGAGAACGCCGGCTGTTGCCGACCTGATCCCGGATGCAGAGACCGAGAAGCGGGCATTGTCGCAATATGTGATCCGCCGTCTGGGCGAGCCGGAAGATCCCGCCGGAATGATCCTGTTTCTCTGCTCGGATGCCGCCAGCTGGATCACCGGACAGACCTATCCGGTGAATGGCGGGTATTCTTTTGCCTGCTAG
- a CDS encoding ABC transporter ATP-binding protein — translation MLELNNVEVTYSDVILALKGVSMTVSEGQCIALLGGNGAGKSTTLKAISGTLKSEDGTVSAGSIVLDGTPVQNMEASEVVKNGLIHVMEGRRVLRHLTSEQNLIVGGHMVPNSAELKNRLDHVYTLMPRLADLRNRTSGFMSGGEQQLLLIGRAMMAKPKIIAIDEPSLGLAPMMIRDVYEVLKQLKSEGTTFFLVEQNSAAALSIADYAYVMENGRIVMDGPADKLADNEDIKEFYLGVTASGERKSYRAIKHYRRRKRWLG, via the coding sequence ATGCTGGAACTCAATAATGTAGAAGTGACCTATTCCGACGTCATCCTGGCGCTCAAAGGCGTGTCCATGACAGTCAGTGAAGGTCAATGTATTGCTCTGCTCGGTGGCAATGGCGCGGGCAAAAGCACGACGCTCAAGGCCATCTCGGGAACGCTCAAATCCGAGGATGGAACCGTTTCGGCAGGGTCCATCGTTCTGGACGGAACCCCCGTTCAGAACATGGAAGCCTCGGAAGTCGTGAAGAATGGCCTGATCCACGTGATGGAAGGCCGGCGCGTGTTGCGCCATCTGACGTCAGAGCAGAACCTGATCGTCGGCGGACACATGGTGCCCAATTCCGCCGAGCTTAAAAACCGCCTGGACCATGTTTACACCTTGATGCCTCGGCTTGCCGACCTCCGAAATCGAACCTCTGGCTTCATGTCTGGTGGCGAACAGCAACTGCTGCTGATTGGTCGGGCCATGATGGCCAAGCCCAAGATCATCGCGATTGACGAGCCGTCCCTGGGTCTGGCCCCGATGATGATCCGGGATGTTTATGAAGTGCTCAAGCAACTCAAATCAGAAGGCACTACCTTTTTCCTGGTCGAACAGAACAGCGCTGCTGCACTGTCGATCGCCGACTACGCCTATGTGATGGAAAATGGCCGTATCGTGATGGATGGCCCGGCAGACAAGCTCGCTGACAACGAGGACATCAAGGAGTTTTATCTTGGTGTCACCGCGTCCGGCGAACGCAAAAGTTATCGTGCAATCAAACATTATCGCCGCCGCAAGAGGTGGCTGGGATAG
- a CDS encoding ABC transporter substrate-binding protein, whose protein sequence is MPLKAQAETTYNLALLSDFSGPYADIMPILAGGREAVFTWWNETRGKELGVTLNYKNYETRYDAAQVASLWPGIKSELDPIAVVGLGGPDVAALSERLPEDKIPMFMATASYGFAWKPNSWIFNPRPTYSHESAGFLNWMREQRGGDGPLKVAILASEASPAYVDMAKGLELYAEEHPEEIDLVEVIYTEVQPTDLTGQMRRVVRAGAEALIIQTNTSIVVAAKRGLQANGSNIPIMMSSHNGLPASGGALGGLDQLEGDFEAYGMAIAADEDTPARQFYETLVADYGLKAPWNVVTAMGVSQGLFVATVIDHAIAANGAEGLTGEMVREALFAGPITTEETHGFLPSLTFTPEAPFPLEGLKVNVGTVKDGKITIEAIGVDVPDVQKW, encoded by the coding sequence ATGCCTTTGAAAGCGCAGGCGGAGACAACCTATAATCTCGCCCTGCTGTCGGACTTTTCCGGCCCCTATGCTGACATCATGCCCATTCTGGCGGGCGGACGCGAGGCTGTGTTCACCTGGTGGAATGAAACCCGGGGCAAGGAACTTGGCGTTACGCTGAACTATAAGAACTACGAAACCCGCTATGACGCGGCACAGGTGGCGAGCCTCTGGCCCGGGATCAAATCGGAACTGGATCCGATTGCGGTCGTCGGCCTTGGCGGGCCTGACGTTGCCGCCCTTTCCGAACGCCTGCCGGAAGACAAGATTCCGATGTTCATGGCCACGGCCAGCTACGGTTTTGCCTGGAAACCGAATTCTTGGATTTTCAACCCGCGTCCGACCTATTCGCACGAAAGCGCCGGCTTTCTGAACTGGATGCGTGAACAGCGAGGTGGAGACGGTCCGCTTAAGGTTGCGATCCTGGCTTCCGAGGCCTCGCCTGCCTATGTCGATATGGCAAAGGGCCTCGAACTCTATGCCGAAGAGCACCCCGAGGAGATTGACCTCGTCGAGGTCATCTATACCGAAGTGCAACCGACCGATCTGACGGGGCAAATGCGCCGCGTCGTGCGGGCCGGGGCCGAGGCGCTGATCATCCAGACGAACACTTCTATCGTAGTTGCGGCGAAACGTGGACTGCAGGCCAACGGTTCGAACATCCCGATCATGATGAGTTCGCATAACGGGCTTCCGGCCTCGGGCGGCGCGCTTGGCGGGCTTGATCAACTGGAGGGCGATTTTGAAGCCTACGGCATGGCGATCGCGGCCGATGAGGACACTCCCGCGCGGCAATTCTATGAAACACTGGTTGCCGATTATGGGCTCAAGGCGCCCTGGAACGTCGTGACCGCAATGGGCGTGTCTCAGGGCCTCTTTGTCGCGACCGTGATCGATCACGCGATTGCGGCGAACGGTGCCGAGGGCCTGACCGGAGAGATGGTACGCGAGGCGCTCTTTGCCGGGCCGATCACGACCGAAGAAACCCACGGCTTTCTTCCATCCCTCACGTTCACTCCCGAAGCGCCTTTCCCTTTGGAAGGTCTCAAGGTGAATGTGGGCACTGTCAAAGATGGCAAGATCACCATCGAAGCGATCGGCGTCGACGTTCCTGACGTTCAGAAGTGGTGA
- a CDS encoding branched-chain amino acid ABC transporter permease, which yields MDPSGIFPTSYRSDRRIIRTRWQVLALVLFMALLLLAPYLVSGRIIAILNMMMISAVIAVGLQICTGYAGQINLGQAAFMGVGAYTASILASKTGLTFLLTIPLAGLSAALFGFLFGLTAARIKGFYLALTTIAAQFLFHFAVLNLPSTWMGGSNGITVPPAELFGLRFVGETAQFYMNFAVTAIMVAGAFGIVRSRFGRAFVAVRDDDVAAGIMGINVAATKANAFLIGAFYAGVGGALWAYLIRFVGVDQFTLFHSIFFVAMIIVGGMGSIVGALVGVFIIRIIQEIIATVGPNIADSVSFLGGDIVFAGMNVVLGGVIALFMILEPKGLMHRWNIMKSSYRIWPFPY from the coding sequence ATGGATCCCTCCGGTATTTTCCCGACAAGCTATCGCAGTGACAGACGTATTATCCGAACGCGCTGGCAGGTGCTTGCCCTCGTCTTGTTCATGGCTCTGCTGTTGTTAGCGCCTTATCTGGTAAGCGGGCGTATCATCGCTATCCTGAACATGATGATGATCAGCGCCGTCATTGCCGTAGGGCTTCAGATCTGCACCGGCTATGCGGGCCAGATTAACCTGGGTCAGGCGGCTTTCATGGGGGTCGGGGCCTATACGGCCTCGATACTTGCCTCGAAGACCGGCCTTACATTCTTATTGACGATTCCTCTGGCCGGCCTCTCGGCTGCGCTATTCGGCTTTCTCTTTGGTTTGACCGCGGCGCGGATCAAGGGGTTTTATCTGGCTCTGACCACGATTGCGGCACAGTTCCTGTTCCACTTTGCCGTATTAAACCTGCCGTCAACCTGGATGGGTGGATCAAACGGTATCACCGTGCCGCCCGCAGAACTTTTTGGGCTGCGCTTCGTTGGCGAAACTGCGCAGTTCTACATGAATTTTGCGGTCACCGCGATCATGGTCGCGGGCGCATTCGGGATCGTCCGGTCACGCTTTGGCCGTGCCTTCGTGGCGGTCAGGGATGATGACGTGGCCGCAGGTATCATGGGGATCAATGTCGCGGCCACCAAGGCGAATGCCTTCCTGATCGGCGCTTTCTATGCGGGTGTCGGCGGGGCGCTGTGGGCCTATCTGATCCGCTTCGTGGGGGTGGACCAGTTCACCCTGTTTCACTCGATCTTCTTTGTCGCGATGATCATCGTCGGCGGGATGGGATCAATCGTGGGAGCCCTGGTCGGTGTCTTCATTATCCGCATCATCCAGGAAATCATCGCGACGGTCGGCCCCAATATTGCCGACTCGGTATCATTCCTTGGCGGAGACATCGTGTTCGCCGGCATGAATGTCGTTCTTGGCGGCGTGATCGCATTGTTCATGATCCTCGAACCCAAGGGGCTGATGCACCGCTGGAACATAATGAAATCATCTTATCGTATCTGGCCGTTTCCCTACTGA